In Microplitis mediator isolate UGA2020A chromosome 2, iyMicMedi2.1, whole genome shotgun sequence, a single window of DNA contains:
- the LOC130664132 gene encoding RNA exonuclease 1 homolog isoform X1 yields the protein MLPSTGYFKSITCPFYDNGSCDRPYCHFKHLRREDASSVSASVVSSLDSQSERNQKRGTSASTSTTISSSINSSSTNNLQLTNSITTTDSQTIQQLVTEAVTKVLADQNVSNKEQVSETIVSKVVEGLKPTLTSKTIGKHIGVPQLISKPPCVYNPTPISELKKRHIAVPVYMPTRESKVAVKRKTSDDGVKPWLSNLPDSIKTKPTEITYKPTAINTINALNDSNKDKLSDNCYVPTSKSQSTLNYDNHSNNYGSHKSKKEAYYPKPKKRREEYVPKMVKAPLKSLEQLNDCSIDEFEPEFNMLDEILISASSNTHQLNYNPMKSYYTIEPKFSDDENEDTGGDVNTGNKVNNSTKEVQKTPDKTICNDKKIVVNENDVKNNKLSSELDNELNIEDIDNNESRKNCDDKKVVNKTNDERSKERSSHSKSSSNSRSSSSRSKSSSSKSDNNKEKNDRKDDKKSTSSSDRHRSSSKRSDKSSSKDSKESKQSSSRSKDKSRSHRDREKSSSSKENDRHHHKSSRHDKHESSKSGDKKKSKSNSNSNSSNKSNDDTQNHKSSEVDKVIDIDSDNDVANNEFDHSGFINEDELMETSDSDHDVEEECLKIFQEYQESDHPKGVTTKNETKADHEAEAEEIGKKRVAHPLAASTVVRSHLPSQPLKRLPNPQQRMYERWKLMREATADKAVGKAARVPVAADKDLFGSSVAGEKSQVNGTNRIRIAPVSNVKSLEQAKKKVLESVAKVSAESKTVAQTRKGARVAHIPQVVPQLIRPEPLQVTTQKFPLNIRQYYVNLMHDICIQIYTSGEDAAQRALREELACHERCKALTVYKNSCMLAAHRLRKEVDQNSSTCGGDDDSMPSSSGIVSHDAVLAGKSKGSWSVVKSKKIITDFKGSALYNVLKKWIMTEQQLRDNGFPRPHPDKTKGRAKIYTINTRNQSIVSKVPNERYCSRCNKPYMVDKYGIAVQKENCIYHWGRKFTIRGEGKYSCCQQYGSASGCSDAKNHVWDKVDYENLRGYVQTLPKDIPTEKQKVYALDCEMSYTTQGLELTRVTVINDDCKTIYETLVKPDNPIIDYNTRFSGITEENMMGVTTTLLDVQATLLSMFSEKTILIGHSLESDFKALKLIHNTVVDTSTVFPHKNGYPQKRALKNLCSEYLRKIIQNDVGGHDSSEDAIACMELMQWKVKEEAKLQ from the exons ATGCTTCCATCGACTGGttattttaaatcgattaCTTGTCCGTTTTATGACAACGGTTCTTGTGATAGACCCTACTGTCACTTTAAACATTTACGTCGag AAGATGCCTCATCAGTGTCAGCATCAGTCGTGTCATCATTGGATTCACAGTCAGAGAGGAATCAAAAAAGAGGAACCTCCGCCAGTACTAGCACCACCATCTCATCCTCCATCAACTCATCTAGCACTAACAATTTACAATTAACTAATTCAATTACAACAACAGATTCACAGACGATACAACAACTTGTTACAGAAGCTGTAACAAAAGTTTTAGCTGATCAGAATGTCAGTAATAAAGAACAAGTATCCGAAACTATAGTATCAAAAGTTGTTGAAGGTCTTAAGCCGACATTAACTTCAAAGACCATAGGTAAACATATCGGTGTGCCACAGTTGATATCAAAGCCACCATGTGTTTACAATCCAACACCTATTTCCGAATTAAAGAAACGTCATATTGCTGTACCTGTTTACATGCCAACTAGAGAAAGTAAAGTTGctgtaaaaagaaaaacatcTGATGATGGTGTTAAACCATGGCTAAGTAATCTACCTGATTCTATAAAAACAAAACCTACTGAAATAACATACAAACCTACAGCTATTAATACAATAAATGCTCTGAATGACAgtaataaagataaattatcTGATAACTGTTATGTACCAACATCTAAAAGTCAATCAacattaaattatgataatcattcaaataattatggtagtcataaaagtaaaaaagaagCTTATTATCCAAAACCTAAGAAACGTCGTGAAGAATATGTACCGAAGATGGTTAAAGCTCCATTAAAATCATTGGAACAATTAAATGATTGCAGTATTGATGAATTTGAACCAGAATTTAATATGCTAGATGAGATATTAATATCTGCTAGTAGTAATACACATCAGTTAAATTACAATCCTATGAAAAGTTATTATACTATCGAGCCGAAATTTTCCGATGATGAAAATGAAGATACTGGTGGTGATGTAAATACTGGtaataaagttaataattcAACCAAAGAAGTACAAAAAACACCCGATAAGACTATttgtaatgataaaaaaattgttgttaatgaaaatgatgtaaaaaataataaattatccagTGAATTGgataatgaattaaatattgaagatattgataataatgaatCACGTAAAAATtgtgatgataaaaaagttgttaataaaactaatgatGAACGAAGTAAAGAACGTAGTAGTCATAGTAAAAGTAGTAGTAATAGtcgtagtagtagtagtagaagtaaaagtagtagtagtaagagtgataataataaagaaaaaaatgatagaaaagatgataaaaaaagtacGAGTTCGAGTGATCGGCATCGATCGTCAAGTAAACGAAGTGATAAGTCTAGCAGTAAAGACAGTAAAGAAAGTAAACAAAGTTCTTCCAGGAGTAAAGATAAGTCGCGGTCGCATCGTGATCGTGAAAAGAGTTCGAGCTCAAAGGAAAATGATAGGCATCATCATAAGTCTAGTAGACATGATAAACACGAGTCTTCCAAGTctggagataaaaaaaagagcaAGAGTAATAGCAATAGTAATAgtagtaataaaagtaatgatgaTACACAAAATCATAAATCGAGTGAAGTTGATAAAGTAATAGATATTGATTCGGATAATGATGTTGCAAATAATGAATTTGACCATTCGGGTTTTATTAATGAAGATGAATTGATGGAAACAAGTGATTCTGATCATGACGTTGAGGAAGAatgtcttaaaatttttcag GAATATCAAGAGAGTGATCATCCAAAAGGTGTCACTACTAAAAATGAAACGAAAGCTGATCATGAAGCTGAAGCTGAAGAAATTGGTAAGAAACGTGTCGCGCATCCTCTAGCTGCCAGTACTGTTGTTCGAAGTCATCTGCCAAGTCAACCATTAAAACGATTACCTAATCCTCAACAACGAATGTATGAACGCTGGAAATTGATGCGTGAAGCCACGGCTGATAAAGCTGTAGGCAAAGCTGCTAGAGTCCCGGTTGCTGCTGACAAAGATTTATTTGGTAGTTCTGTTGCGGGAGAAAAATCACAAGTTAATGGAACTa ATCGTATAAGAATAGCACCGGTATCCAATGTTAAGTCTTTAGAACAAGCTAAGAAAAAAGTGTTAGAGTCTGTTGCAAAAGTGTCTGCGGAATCAAAAACAGTGGCACAGACTCGAAAAGGTGCACGTGTCGCTCATATTCCACAAGTA GTACCACAACTGATACGTCCAGAGCCACTGCAAGTAACGACCCAGAAATTTCCCCTGAATATTCGTCAGTATTACGTGAATCTTATGCATGATAtttgtatacaaatatatacaagTGGTGAGGACGCAGCGCAACGTGCATTACGTGAAGAGCTGGCCTGTCACGAGCGTTGCAAAGCCTTAACGGTCTACAAAAATTCTTGTATGTTGGCTGCGCACAGATTGAGAAAGGAAGTAGATCAAAATAGTAGTACATGTGGTGGTGATGATGATTCAATGCCATCGAGTAGTGGAATTGTTTCACATGATGCTGTACTTGCTGGTAAAAGTAAAGGATCATGGAGTgttgttaaatcgaaaaaaataataactgatTTTAAAGGCTCTGCGCTTTATAATGTTCTTAAAAAATGGATTATGACTGAACAACAGCTCAGAGATAACGGTTTCCCACGACCTCATCCTGACAAaacaaaa ggacgagctaaaatttatacaattaataCACGCAATCAATCGATTGTATCAAAAGTGCCTAATGAAAGATATTGCAGTCGTTGCAATAAGCCTTACATGGTAGATAAATATGGTATTGCTGtgcaaaaagaaaattgtattTATCATTGGGGACGTAAGTTTACTATTCGTGGTGAGGGCAAATATAGTTGTTGTCAACAATATGGTTCAGCATCTGGCTGTTCTGATGCTAAAAATCATGTTTGGGATAAAGTTGACTATGAAAATTTACGTGGTTACGTTCAAACATTACCTAAAG atatcCCTACTGAGAAACAAAAGGTTTATGCACTCGATTGTGAAATGAGTTACACGACACAGGGTTTAGAACTGACTCGAGTAACTGTTATTAATGATGACTGTAAAACTATATATGAAACACTCGTTAAACCCGATAATCCGATTATTGATTATAATACAAG ATTCTCTGGAATAACGGAAGAAAATATGATGGGAGTAACAACAACACTTTTAGATGTACAAGCAACATTATTATCAATGTTTTCTGAGAAAACAATATTGATAGGTCATAGTTTAGAGAGCGATTTCAAAGCTCTTAAACTTATTCACAATACTGTCGTGGACACTAGTACAGTATTTCCACATAAAAATGGTTATCCACAGAAACgtgcattgaaaaatttatgctCCGAGTATCTTCGTAAAATAATCCAAAATGATg tcgGAGGTCACGATTCCAGTGAAGATGCAATTGCTTGTATGGAATTAATGCAGTGGAAAGTTAAAGAAGAAgctaaattacaataa
- the LOC130664132 gene encoding RNA exonuclease 1 homolog isoform X2, with translation MLPSTGYFKSITCPFYDNGSCDRPYCHFKHLRRDASSVSASVVSSLDSQSERNQKRGTSASTSTTISSSINSSSTNNLQLTNSITTTDSQTIQQLVTEAVTKVLADQNVSNKEQVSETIVSKVVEGLKPTLTSKTIGKHIGVPQLISKPPCVYNPTPISELKKRHIAVPVYMPTRESKVAVKRKTSDDGVKPWLSNLPDSIKTKPTEITYKPTAINTINALNDSNKDKLSDNCYVPTSKSQSTLNYDNHSNNYGSHKSKKEAYYPKPKKRREEYVPKMVKAPLKSLEQLNDCSIDEFEPEFNMLDEILISASSNTHQLNYNPMKSYYTIEPKFSDDENEDTGGDVNTGNKVNNSTKEVQKTPDKTICNDKKIVVNENDVKNNKLSSELDNELNIEDIDNNESRKNCDDKKVVNKTNDERSKERSSHSKSSSNSRSSSSRSKSSSSKSDNNKEKNDRKDDKKSTSSSDRHRSSSKRSDKSSSKDSKESKQSSSRSKDKSRSHRDREKSSSSKENDRHHHKSSRHDKHESSKSGDKKKSKSNSNSNSSNKSNDDTQNHKSSEVDKVIDIDSDNDVANNEFDHSGFINEDELMETSDSDHDVEEECLKIFQEYQESDHPKGVTTKNETKADHEAEAEEIGKKRVAHPLAASTVVRSHLPSQPLKRLPNPQQRMYERWKLMREATADKAVGKAARVPVAADKDLFGSSVAGEKSQVNGTNRIRIAPVSNVKSLEQAKKKVLESVAKVSAESKTVAQTRKGARVAHIPQVVPQLIRPEPLQVTTQKFPLNIRQYYVNLMHDICIQIYTSGEDAAQRALREELACHERCKALTVYKNSCMLAAHRLRKEVDQNSSTCGGDDDSMPSSSGIVSHDAVLAGKSKGSWSVVKSKKIITDFKGSALYNVLKKWIMTEQQLRDNGFPRPHPDKTKGRAKIYTINTRNQSIVSKVPNERYCSRCNKPYMVDKYGIAVQKENCIYHWGRKFTIRGEGKYSCCQQYGSASGCSDAKNHVWDKVDYENLRGYVQTLPKDIPTEKQKVYALDCEMSYTTQGLELTRVTVINDDCKTIYETLVKPDNPIIDYNTRFSGITEENMMGVTTTLLDVQATLLSMFSEKTILIGHSLESDFKALKLIHNTVVDTSTVFPHKNGYPQKRALKNLCSEYLRKIIQNDVGGHDSSEDAIACMELMQWKVKEEAKLQ, from the exons ATGCTTCCATCGACTGGttattttaaatcgattaCTTGTCCGTTTTATGACAACGGTTCTTGTGATAGACCCTACTGTCACTTTAAACATTTACGTCGag ATGCCTCATCAGTGTCAGCATCAGTCGTGTCATCATTGGATTCACAGTCAGAGAGGAATCAAAAAAGAGGAACCTCCGCCAGTACTAGCACCACCATCTCATCCTCCATCAACTCATCTAGCACTAACAATTTACAATTAACTAATTCAATTACAACAACAGATTCACAGACGATACAACAACTTGTTACAGAAGCTGTAACAAAAGTTTTAGCTGATCAGAATGTCAGTAATAAAGAACAAGTATCCGAAACTATAGTATCAAAAGTTGTTGAAGGTCTTAAGCCGACATTAACTTCAAAGACCATAGGTAAACATATCGGTGTGCCACAGTTGATATCAAAGCCACCATGTGTTTACAATCCAACACCTATTTCCGAATTAAAGAAACGTCATATTGCTGTACCTGTTTACATGCCAACTAGAGAAAGTAAAGTTGctgtaaaaagaaaaacatcTGATGATGGTGTTAAACCATGGCTAAGTAATCTACCTGATTCTATAAAAACAAAACCTACTGAAATAACATACAAACCTACAGCTATTAATACAATAAATGCTCTGAATGACAgtaataaagataaattatcTGATAACTGTTATGTACCAACATCTAAAAGTCAATCAacattaaattatgataatcattcaaataattatggtagtcataaaagtaaaaaagaagCTTATTATCCAAAACCTAAGAAACGTCGTGAAGAATATGTACCGAAGATGGTTAAAGCTCCATTAAAATCATTGGAACAATTAAATGATTGCAGTATTGATGAATTTGAACCAGAATTTAATATGCTAGATGAGATATTAATATCTGCTAGTAGTAATACACATCAGTTAAATTACAATCCTATGAAAAGTTATTATACTATCGAGCCGAAATTTTCCGATGATGAAAATGAAGATACTGGTGGTGATGTAAATACTGGtaataaagttaataattcAACCAAAGAAGTACAAAAAACACCCGATAAGACTATttgtaatgataaaaaaattgttgttaatgaaaatgatgtaaaaaataataaattatccagTGAATTGgataatgaattaaatattgaagatattgataataatgaatCACGTAAAAATtgtgatgataaaaaagttgttaataaaactaatgatGAACGAAGTAAAGAACGTAGTAGTCATAGTAAAAGTAGTAGTAATAGtcgtagtagtagtagtagaagtaaaagtagtagtagtaagagtgataataataaagaaaaaaatgatagaaaagatgataaaaaaagtacGAGTTCGAGTGATCGGCATCGATCGTCAAGTAAACGAAGTGATAAGTCTAGCAGTAAAGACAGTAAAGAAAGTAAACAAAGTTCTTCCAGGAGTAAAGATAAGTCGCGGTCGCATCGTGATCGTGAAAAGAGTTCGAGCTCAAAGGAAAATGATAGGCATCATCATAAGTCTAGTAGACATGATAAACACGAGTCTTCCAAGTctggagataaaaaaaagagcaAGAGTAATAGCAATAGTAATAgtagtaataaaagtaatgatgaTACACAAAATCATAAATCGAGTGAAGTTGATAAAGTAATAGATATTGATTCGGATAATGATGTTGCAAATAATGAATTTGACCATTCGGGTTTTATTAATGAAGATGAATTGATGGAAACAAGTGATTCTGATCATGACGTTGAGGAAGAatgtcttaaaatttttcag GAATATCAAGAGAGTGATCATCCAAAAGGTGTCACTACTAAAAATGAAACGAAAGCTGATCATGAAGCTGAAGCTGAAGAAATTGGTAAGAAACGTGTCGCGCATCCTCTAGCTGCCAGTACTGTTGTTCGAAGTCATCTGCCAAGTCAACCATTAAAACGATTACCTAATCCTCAACAACGAATGTATGAACGCTGGAAATTGATGCGTGAAGCCACGGCTGATAAAGCTGTAGGCAAAGCTGCTAGAGTCCCGGTTGCTGCTGACAAAGATTTATTTGGTAGTTCTGTTGCGGGAGAAAAATCACAAGTTAATGGAACTa ATCGTATAAGAATAGCACCGGTATCCAATGTTAAGTCTTTAGAACAAGCTAAGAAAAAAGTGTTAGAGTCTGTTGCAAAAGTGTCTGCGGAATCAAAAACAGTGGCACAGACTCGAAAAGGTGCACGTGTCGCTCATATTCCACAAGTA GTACCACAACTGATACGTCCAGAGCCACTGCAAGTAACGACCCAGAAATTTCCCCTGAATATTCGTCAGTATTACGTGAATCTTATGCATGATAtttgtatacaaatatatacaagTGGTGAGGACGCAGCGCAACGTGCATTACGTGAAGAGCTGGCCTGTCACGAGCGTTGCAAAGCCTTAACGGTCTACAAAAATTCTTGTATGTTGGCTGCGCACAGATTGAGAAAGGAAGTAGATCAAAATAGTAGTACATGTGGTGGTGATGATGATTCAATGCCATCGAGTAGTGGAATTGTTTCACATGATGCTGTACTTGCTGGTAAAAGTAAAGGATCATGGAGTgttgttaaatcgaaaaaaataataactgatTTTAAAGGCTCTGCGCTTTATAATGTTCTTAAAAAATGGATTATGACTGAACAACAGCTCAGAGATAACGGTTTCCCACGACCTCATCCTGACAAaacaaaa ggacgagctaaaatttatacaattaataCACGCAATCAATCGATTGTATCAAAAGTGCCTAATGAAAGATATTGCAGTCGTTGCAATAAGCCTTACATGGTAGATAAATATGGTATTGCTGtgcaaaaagaaaattgtattTATCATTGGGGACGTAAGTTTACTATTCGTGGTGAGGGCAAATATAGTTGTTGTCAACAATATGGTTCAGCATCTGGCTGTTCTGATGCTAAAAATCATGTTTGGGATAAAGTTGACTATGAAAATTTACGTGGTTACGTTCAAACATTACCTAAAG atatcCCTACTGAGAAACAAAAGGTTTATGCACTCGATTGTGAAATGAGTTACACGACACAGGGTTTAGAACTGACTCGAGTAACTGTTATTAATGATGACTGTAAAACTATATATGAAACACTCGTTAAACCCGATAATCCGATTATTGATTATAATACAAG ATTCTCTGGAATAACGGAAGAAAATATGATGGGAGTAACAACAACACTTTTAGATGTACAAGCAACATTATTATCAATGTTTTCTGAGAAAACAATATTGATAGGTCATAGTTTAGAGAGCGATTTCAAAGCTCTTAAACTTATTCACAATACTGTCGTGGACACTAGTACAGTATTTCCACATAAAAATGGTTATCCACAGAAACgtgcattgaaaaatttatgctCCGAGTATCTTCGTAAAATAATCCAAAATGATg tcgGAGGTCACGATTCCAGTGAAGATGCAATTGCTTGTATGGAATTAATGCAGTGGAAAGTTAAAGAAGAAgctaaattacaataa